In Scyliorhinus canicula chromosome 27, sScyCan1.1, whole genome shotgun sequence, the following proteins share a genomic window:
- the zgc:154093 gene encoding cdc42 effector protein 2, with translation MPAKTPMYLKTSTPKRGKKLRLRDVLSSDMISPPMGDFRHSAHIGKGGEGDMFGDISFLQGKYDVLPNLDRSTSQSTGQGLDGKCNYEGTFNSGTGGYPTLLKNAVSMPAFNGTHKSQEQEHAPPKPPRLHLEEGQGQRSLSVSCTSEWLHSSEEMFAIPMLSKAAGSSISLLAESNTSSECSVIGIGELDGKRASIFNSEMSLNNEGLFPSDAYLSGSESSLGLDLDLGPSILDDVLRIMDGYKTQ, from the coding sequence ATGCCCGCTAAAACCCCCATGTATCTAAAGACGTCGACCCCCAAGCGGGGCAAGAAACTGAGGCTGCGTGACGTTCTGTCCAGTGACATGATCAGTCCACCCATGGGCGATTTCCGCCACAGCGCCCACATCGGGAAGGGAGGCGAAGGGGACATGTTCGGGGACATCTCCTTCTTGCAGGGCAAGTacgacgtcctccccaacctcgacAGGTCAACCTCGCAGAGCACGGGGCAAGGACTGGATGGCAAGTGCAACTATGAGGGGACTTTTAACAGTGGAACAGGGGGCTATCCCACCCTCCTGAAGAATGCCGTATCCATGCCGGCATTCAACGGAACGCACAAAAGCCAAGAGCAGGAGCACGCGCCTCCGAAGCCTCCTCGGCTCCACCTGGAGGAAGGCCAGGGTCAGAGGTCGCTGTCCGTCAGCTGTACGTCAGAATGGTTACACAGCTCGGAAGAAATGTTCGCCATCCCAATGCTCAGCAAAGCAGCTGGCTCGTCGATCTCCTTGTTGGCAGAATCAAACACTTCCTCGGAATGCTCCGTCATCGGCATCGGGGAGCTGGACGGGAAGAGGGCCTCAATCTTCAACAGTGAGATGTCCCTCAACAATGAGGGCCTTTTCCCTTCCGACGCCTACCTGAGTGGATCAGAATCCTCCCTGGGCTTGGACCTGGACTTAGGGCCCTCCATATTGGATGACGTGCTGAGAATTATGGATGGCTACAAGACCCAGTAG